The DNA window CGAAAAGGGGGATTATAAAATGTGTGTGTAACCTGTTTCAGGCTCAATTGTAATCACCATAGTATTCAAATTACTATCTATTAAAGTAACTGTAATGGGAGTCATAGCAATTCGATCTGAAGGACTTGCTATGACTCCTCCATTTAAAGCATTAGTATCTCCCCTATATGGTCGTCCCATCGAATCGAAAAGAATTCTATTTGCAGTTGAACCTGTGCCACCACCTGCGACCGTAATTCTTGTAACACCATATGTACTTGTTAAATCTAATTTTTTATTCATAAATTCTGGCTTTGTATTATTAAAAAAAGAGGTTGTAGGCGTGCCAATAAGATATTGAATCGGATTTAAAGGATCTTTCGCAACTTCAATAATACCACCAACAGAAGCATTTGGGTTACCATCACTATTGATATCGGACATAATGGCATATGATTGGACTCCGCCCGCTGTAGAAAAACGAACTTGCCATCTTTTTCTATACCATGCAGAATCATTAGAGGCAAATGTATCATCCTGCATAGCAAGGTGTTGAGTATAGCGGATATGACTGACAACTTGGTCGGCAGCTTCTCTTAGAGGGTTGCGTTGAAAACTAGAAGAAACGAAATACGATAAAATGCCGACAATCATAATAACAAACACGAGCTCAAGCATTGTAAACGCTTTTTTCATTTTCGATTCTTCTTAATTAACTCTGTAAAGATAAAAGGTTTTAACCGTTCTACCATAGTAAGCAATATCGATCTTTTCAAACCCCTCGTCTATCTCTCTTTGGGTTGTGAGTTTATATGCTCCACCACGTTCTATATTATAGAACTTAAGTCTAAGAGCCAATTTATCATCTTTCGTCATCACTTTAGTAATGCCTTTGGCTTTAAGCGCATCGGCTAGCTCTTTGGCAATGTCATAGTTAATGGCAAAATGTTTAGATGGATCATCCATATACGCATACAAAGGTTTGTTAAAGAAGCTTAGCATTGTATTGGCAAATAAGGAAACAAGCACGATTACAAAGAAAATTGTATGCAGTTTACGAAATGCGGGGAGTCTGACACGGTAACTGTTAAAAAAGACTTTAATCATCAAGGGAACGGAAAGTACCACAAAAGGAGCGAAATCTTCGAGCAGTAGACGCTGGCGTAAAGAGAGAAGCAATGAAACGACCAGAGAAAAGAAGGAGATATACCATAAAAGGTTTTTTTCTTCTTTAATAAGAATGCGGTACATGGCATAAACAAAGTATAAAAAAAGTAATGGAGAAAAGACAATCGCATAAACACCTAAGGTATCTATAAAATAGCCTTTGGGTTTTCCACCTGTATCAAAACCGTACAGATACATGGATGTGCCAAACAGTATAAGTGTTAAAAGCAACAGGTCAGTTTTGCGTTTCATTAATGCATAGACGAACAATGCAATATAAAAAATAGCAAAAGAGTTATCGACAAAAAGACACACGACGAGCACGAATTGAGAAACGACTTTATACTCTTTGAGATATAAGTAAGTAAACAAAAGACTAAAGAAGATAACGACGATACCACTATTGACCAACAGTGCAATACCATTAACGCCTGGTAAAAGGGCATAAATGGCAACAGAGAAGATACGATCAACCCGCTTTTTTAAAAAGAGTTTGCCGATTTTATAGAGTAAAATGATGGAAGCAAGATGTAAAAGGATAAATGGCAAACGCAGTGCAAAGTCATTTTGTCCTAGCAGTTGTGTTGAATAGAGCGCAAGGTAGTGAACAATGTTTGTACCATTAAAAAAGATATTTGCCTCATCGTGACTAATGGAAATACTTTGCGTACCATAGGTCAGTAAAGCACCACTTAGAATAAGGATAAGGAGTAAATAAAGTCTCTCTCTCATAGTTTTAAGAAATTATTTAAGATGGCATGTCCATGTTCGCTCAAAATGGACTCTGGGTGAAATTGAACGCCATAAATTTGTTTGTCTTTGATTTGCAATGCCATAATTTCGTGATCATCTGTACTGTACGCCGTTGGAATCACAACATCAGGAAGCCCTTCTTGCTCTACTGTCAACGAGTGGTAACGTGTTGTGGTAAAGGTTTCAGGAAGCCCATCAAAGAGGCAACTGTTGTGAAGTTGTTTGGTTGTAGATGTTTTGCCGTGCATCATGCGTTTAGCACGTACCACTTTACCGCCAAAGGCTTGTCCAATCGCCTGATGACCTAGACAAATGCCTAAAATAGGGATTTTACCGCCAAAGTGTTTGATAACATCGAGGCTGACCCCTGCTTCATTGGGGGTTGCAGGACCTGGAGAGATGATAATTTTCGAAGGATTAAGCGCTTCGATCTCTTCGATGCTGAGTTCATCATTGCGAATGACTTTAAGATCGGCACCGAGCTCTAAGCAGTACTGCACGATATTGTAGGTAAAGCTGTCATAATTGTCTATCATTAAAACCATAAGTGTTCATCCATTGTAAATAAGCTAGGTTTAATAATCATAACACGCTTTTACTTAAAAATTGACTATCTGCGCCAGTAGCCACGTCATTGCCAGAAGATCAGCACTGCCTCCAGGAGAAAGATTTTTAAGCGTCATATCCACATCAAAATCATTTAAAAGTGTGTCCAAGTTTTCCATTTTACTCTTTACATGTAAAAGCTCATCTGCCCTTGTTTTAGCGTAATTGAGTCCTTCCACGCCACCTCGTGACCACAGTGTGCTATCATCAAGCAATGAAATGAGTAAAAGCAGTGTCTTTTTCAGGGCTATCTCTTCGCCCTCCTCCTGTTTACGCGCTTCAAAAAATGGCAAAGCTCGCTCAAAAACAATCGCAAAACCACTCTGTGCGATGCCACGAATGCCCGCACTGCCCGTTTCATAAAAGAAGCGTGCCCCTGCACTGTTCGGCTTTACATGTAAAAGATCATCCTCGACCAAATTGTCGCACAGTGCTTGCATTTGGGCTTGTAAGCTTTTACATGTAAAGCTTTGCTTTCTCCCTCTGATACGACCGATGGCACCACATAAAACGGCCAAACAGAAGATCATTCCTTTGTGGGTATTCACACCTTTTGTGGCTTCAAACATCGCTTTTTCACAACCAACGCCAATTTTGCGCAGTCTTACAAAACTCTGTTTGGCATCTTCATAGGCATAGGTTTGCGCTGTTTGAATCCACTGCACAACAAACGGCTTGATGGCTTCAATGCTGGCATAAAACGTATGAATGTCCATATCACGGTGTGCGCCACTGTTGGTTCGATCGACCAATCCAGGTTTGGGAGTGAGTTCCACTTCGGTTTTCATAGCGCGTTCACACCATAAAGCCATTGAGTTGGCAAAAGCATGTTCAGCTACAAGTGCATTAATATGTAAGGTAAGTTCACGATAAGTGTGTTTTTGAGCCCTTGCACAGAGCTGTGCTTCATCACCGCAGACAAAACATTGGCGTTTTGCAAATCCAAGCGCACTTCGTGAGAGAACTTCCCCTCTAAAATCCAGCACATCAATATCCATCAAACGCCCTAGTGGATGGGTGTTTTCAAGTTTACATGTAAAGGCTTTGAGTATCTTGGCTTCGGCTTTACATGTAAAGAGAGATTCTGCTCCTGTGGGTGCTATTTTTGACTCAAAAGTCAACAGTTCAATGCGCTCTTCTTCTAACATTGAAAGAATACTTTGATGCGCGCACTCATGTACAACAATGGCTTCATGCGAGAGTTTGATGGAACTGGGAATGTTAATGGAAAGGGAGATAAGAGAAGCTTCAGGGAAGCGTGCTAAAAGCTCTTTTTGCTTGAAAGCACGCTCCTCCTTGGCTCTTAAAATGGCGTCTATCGATGTTGGTTTGCCTATCATTTACGCGAGTTGTTTCACCACGTCAATGACCGAGCCATCACGGTAGCGAATGACCGCAACGACTTTATCCGTGTATTTGATCTCAGCAGGCTCACCGCACAAAGCAATGGCGCGGTCATAAAGTTCTTGCATCTCAACAATTTGAAGCCCTGCTTTTTTAAGGCGTGCTTTAAGCTCTATATTTTTAGGATTGACCGCAATGCCTTGATCGGTCACGACAACATCCACGCTACAACCTGGTGTTACGATGGTATTGACCCGTTTTGTCACCGTCGGAAGGCGTCCGCGTGTGAGCGGTGCTACGATGATGGAGAGTTTTGCTTCCGCTGCCGTGTCACTGTGTCCACCAGAAGCTCCTCGTAAAAAGCCTTTTGATCCTGTGATGACATTGACATTAAAATCAAGATCGACCTCAAGGGCACTTAAAACAACGATGTCTAGTTGTTTAATAGAAGCACCTTTGGAGCTTGGATTGGCGTATTCGTTCGCGCTGATTTCGATGTGGTTTTTATTTTCCCCCAAAGATTTCGCGGCAAATTCATCAAAACTTTGGACATCAAGAAGCGTTTTGATGAGACCACGTTTGAGCATATAGACCATCGTACCGGTGATGCCACCCAGTCCAAAACTAGCGTGAATACCCTTCTCTTCCATCTTTTCACTTAAAAAGACAGTCGTGGCAAGCGAGGCGCCACCCGTTCCTGTTTGAATGCTAAAGCCCTCTTTGAAAAGTCCTGAATGCTCAATAAGTTTAGCCGTATGACTCGCCAATAAAAGCTCTTTAGGATTGGTCGTCATACGGGTTTCACCCGCACCGATTTTAGAAGGATCACCCACCTCTTCTACTACAACTACAGCATCCACTTGATCTTGATGAAGACTAGCAGGCACATTGGGGTACTCTTCTAAAGACTCGGTCAAGACAACAACATAGTCGGCGTACTGCGCATCGATCATCGCGTAACCTAAAGAGCCACATTTTGAGCGACCTGAATAACCATTGGCATTGCCAAATGCATCGCACACAGGCACTCCTAAAAAGGCCACATCGATTTTAAGCTCGCCCGATTGAAGCAAATGTACACGTCCACCGTGCGAGTGAATTTGTACAGGTTTTTCCATCAATCCTTTAGAGATGGCTTCACCCAGTTTACTACGAAGCCCCGAAGTATAGAGTTGTGTTACCACCCCGCTTTTAATATGTTCGATAATAGGATCGTGCACTGAAGCCAGTGAACTAGACGCCAATGTAAGGTTTTTAAAGCCCATTTTAGCGATGATGTTCATCACGTTGTTAATCAAAAGATCGCCACCGCGAAATGCATGGTGAAAGGAGATGGTCATGCCGTCTCGTAAACCTGAGCGTTTTATAGCTTCTTCAATGCTTTCACACAGCTTTGCCCTTCGGTCTTCACCTTTCTTTTTTTCTTTACATGTAAAAAAAGGCGCATTAACAGAGGTTAAATTTTCAGTTTTAAACTGTTTTTGTAGATCTTTCATTGCTCTTCTCCTAAAACACCAGACGCACGCGCCAAATCCATAATCCACTCTGCACGTAAAATAATAGGTGCATCGACCATTTTACCATCAAGTGAAATAACGCCAAGTCCACGCTCTTTCGCATCTTTGGCAGCTTCGAGAACCTCTATTGCCCAGTTGATATTTTTCTGACTTGGGGCAAAGGCACTGTGAAGCCATGGGATTTGAGTGGGGTTGATAAGTGATTTTCCATCAAAACCAAGCCCTTTGATCAGATCTACTTCGTGCATAAACCCCTCTTTGTCTTTGACATCCGAAAAGACAGAGTCAAAGGCGCCGATTTTTGCCGCACGTGCCGCGAGTAAGATTTGATTTCGTGCTGCCATAAGCTCATGTCCCTCTTTGGTTCGTTGGGTATGAAGGTCACGCACAAAATCTTCTGCACCCAAAGCAATGCCCATCAGACGCTTGGAACATCTGGCAATATCCACAGCATTGACTACACCAAGGGCACTTTCAATGGCGGCCAAAAGCATCGTCTTCTTCCCTTTCCCGATACGATTTTCAATGTGTGAGATCTCTTGTTCCATCTCTAATACATCATCCACGGTGTCTGTTTTTGGAAGACGGATAATATCCACGCCAGCTCGTATAGACGCCTCTAAGTCTAAAAGACCAAAAGGAGAATTGAGAGGATTGACACGTACCGCTGTTTCAATGTTTTTGTACGTAAAGTGTTGCAGAGCATGAAAAACCATCATGCGTGCTGAGTCTTTTTCACTGAGAGCAACGGAGTCTTCAAGGTCAAACATCACCGTGTCTGGCTTGTAGATAAACGCGTTACAGACCATTCCCGTGTTAGAACCTGGTACAAAGAGCATACTTCTTCGTAGTTTTTGTTTCATGATAATGCACTCCAATCAGGCTCATTCTCGCCAGATGATCTTAAAATAGCCGTTTGAACACGCGCTTTGATAACATAATCCAGCGCTCCTTTGTCTTGAACGATCAACTTGATCCCATCTACTTTCATAGCCGTTGCCGCCTCTAAAATCAGAGCGCGTATAGCATCACCATAAATCTCTTCAACACTACTCTCCAACTCAATCACGATTCCTTTTTCATCAATGGGAATCACACGGACAAACGCATCGCTTGATTCGAGTGTTCCAGCATGCGCGGTCTCTAGTTTTTTGCTCATTTTACTTCCTCTTTAGACATCATTTTCACAATCAACGCGTACGTTGTGGGAGGCACCAATGGTAAGATATCTTCCAAACGGTTTTGTTGCATCAATTTTCTGACTCTCGAAGCCGAAATTGGCTCACCACCATACTCAATGCGTCCAAGCTCAACCACCTCAATGGCTGGAAATTCACTCGGGCGAACAAGTAATTTTTTCATCTGTTGGTTATATTCATTGGTCACGGCACATAAAGGTTCAACACCAACATATCGGTGTGTAATGCCCAATTGTGGGGCTAAATGATTTCTAAAGATATTGAGATCAAGCTCGGTATAGAGTGAGTCGATCTGACGTTTGTCCTTAATAAAATAAGTCGGAAACGTCGCTTTAGAGATAATATAGTCTGAACCCTCATGTATCGTGAGATTTTCAAGATCTTCCAAGCCTTCGCAAATCAGGCGGTAACGATCTTTAAACGTAAAAAAGGAAGCATCTTCCTTCACCACAAACAGATGTACCCACTCGGAGCTTTCACACGCTTGCTCCACCAAATAACGATGCCCCAAGGTAAAAGGATTGCAATTCATCACGATGCTGCCAACCACATCACCCGAATGTTTATACTTACGCAATCTTTTTTTATACAGATCGATATTATAGCTGTTCTCCATCAAAATGACTTGATGATCTGCTTGCTCAATATACTTAAACCCACACGATTCAAAAACCTCCTCATAGTCTGGTTTCGTAAATAAAAATAGATCATGCCTGCCTTCGCGAAACGCCACTTTCAATAGCTCGCTCATTAGGCTTAGTGCTAAGCCTTCCCCTCTGATGGACTCATCCAGTGCAATGTTTTTAAGCACTTTACCACTAAGCCCTCCACAGGCAACGATGCGATCATCTTCCTTGGCGATCACGAAAATTTCGACATCTTCTGACATTTCCAGATCAACACTTTGCAAAAAGTCATTGACCTTTTGCCGTCTTACGGTGCTGGTATGGGGAATTTCAGAAAAGACAAAACTCATTTGTCTTCTTTTTTACGTAAAAATTTCACAAAAACAGGTGCAACACTCATGACTAAAAACATTCTCACAATATGATGAAGCGCAACATACGGCAAATTCGCTCCTACAATGATCGCTATTAAGTTCATTTCAGACTGACCGCCTGGTGAAAAAGCTAACAAAATGGAGATAAGGGGAAACTCGGTCATCTCTGAAACTACAAACACAAAGAGTGCTGAAATAAGCGCTAAAAGGGCAAAATAACCCAACGTTTGCGCAAAAACTTTAGCAATTTCTTTACATGTAACACCGACAAAGACAAAACCTACCGTTGTTCCAAGAATAAGTTGAATCAGTTTAATAATCTCATTGGGTGGGCGAGAATGGACAATACCTGAGCTATACACAATGGCGCCTAAAATCATAGGTCCAATCATCGTACCACCTGGAATTTTGAGCTTTAAAGCACCCCACCAACCAAGAATCGCACAGAAGATTAAAATCAGCATCTCATGAAGGTCACTCTGAAAAAGAGGCTGCGTAATATTGACTCTACCATCCAAAGGGACATGAGAGAGCGTTTGTATGATAAAAGGCAGTGTAAAAACAATGCATAAAAGTCGAACGGATTGTGTCATGGTGACTTTATAAACGTTTGCACCCATGACTTCGGCTAACGTTACCATCTCCAAAAGGCCTCCTGGCATGGAGCTGAAATAGGCAGTCATCTTATCGAACTTAAGCCACTTCCAATAGTAAATCATTCCACAAAAAGTAATCAGAAGCACAAACGGTAAAATTAAAACAATGCTAGAGACGAAGTCTCCCAAATAGTGTAAAATCGTAGGATTAAAGGCACTACCGATGGTAATACCAAGCACAGCTCGTGCAGGGGCGGAAAAGAGTTTTGGGGAACGAAGGGGAATGTTGGGAAAACGGCTGACAAGGGCAATAGCTACAATTGAGCCCAAAAGCCATGGCAATGGTACGTTGATAAAAGAGAAAAGTATGGCTCCTAAAATCCCTATAAAAAGCGATGCTATTACAGGTAAAAAGCCTTTAAACCATTGCATTTAACATCCATCAAATGATCTTTGTAAGTCATGATAATGATACCTTTTTTTTCATTAAGAACAACTAAGCCGAACTAAGCTCAAATGTGGCTATTTATGGGCATTTTGTGCATAAGATGCTTAAAATTATGTTATATTTTGAAACTCAAAAATACTTTCGGTATGAGTCGACTGAAAAGGAAATATAACAGTATGCAAAAATTTAAAAAAACATCCTTTCTCCATGAAGAATTATTGCTCAAAATACTCCTATTTTCAACCATGCTGGTTTTAGTAACCTTACTGACCTTTAGCCTCTTTTTGGGGCATATTTTAAAAGAACTGATGGAAGAACAGATAGGTCAACGTGCCCTTGCTATCTCCAAAACCATCTCTTTGATGCCTGAAGTCATCGCATTGGTCGAACAAAAAGATCCACAGGGTCGTTTGATGAGCATCATTGATCCACTTCAAGCTTCTATTGATGCGAGGTTTATTGTGATTGGAGATAACGACTCCATTCGACTTACCCATCCTACTAAAGAGCTTGTGGGAGAATCTATGATAGGCGAAGACAATAGAAAAGCGCTTAAAGAAGGACTCTACTACACCTCAAAAGCCACAGGAACACTAGGTCCTTCCATCCGAGGGAAGTCTCCTGTGTTTGGAAAAAATGGTGACATTGTTGGCGTTGTTTCGGTGGGTTATTTGGAGGAGAGCGTACAAGAAATTATTGCAGAGCGGTATCATCAGTTCCTCATTTATCTTTACGGAGCGATGTTTTTAACTGTTATCATGGCATTTAGCCTCTCACGCAAAATCAAAAACTCTCTTTTAGGCTAT is part of the Sulfurospirillum arsenophilum NBRC 109478 genome and encodes:
- a CDS encoding pilus assembly FimT family protein, with translation MKKAFTMLELVFVIMIVGILSYFVSSSFQRNPLREAADQVVSHIRYTQHLAMQDDTFASNDSAWYRKRWQVRFSTAGGVQSYAIMSDINSDGNPNASVGGIIEVAKDPLNPIQYLIGTPTTSFFNNTKPEFMNKKLDLTSTYGVTRITVAGGGTGSTANRILFDSMGRPYRGDTNALNGGVIASPSDRIAMTPITVTLIDSNLNTMVITIEPETGYTHIL
- a CDS encoding ArnT family glycosyltransferase, with translation MRERLYLLLILILSGALLTYGTQSISISHDEANIFFNGTNIVHYLALYSTQLLGQNDFALRLPFILLHLASIILLYKIGKLFLKKRVDRIFSVAIYALLPGVNGIALLVNSGIVVIFFSLLFTYLYLKEYKVVSQFVLVVCLFVDNSFAIFYIALFVYALMKRKTDLLLLTLILFGTSMYLYGFDTGGKPKGYFIDTLGVYAIVFSPLLFLYFVYAMYRILIKEEKNLLWYISFFSLVVSLLLSLRQRLLLEDFAPFVVLSVPLMIKVFFNSYRVRLPAFRKLHTIFFVIVLVSLFANTMLSFFNKPLYAYMDDPSKHFAINYDIAKELADALKAKGITKVMTKDDKLALRLKFYNIERGGAYKLTTQREIDEGFEKIDIAYYGRTVKTFYLYRVN
- a CDS encoding aminodeoxychorismate/anthranilate synthase component II — translated: MVLMIDNYDSFTYNIVQYCLELGADLKVIRNDELSIEEIEALNPSKIIISPGPATPNEAGVSLDVIKHFGGKIPILGICLGHQAIGQAFGGKVVRAKRMMHGKTSTTKQLHNSCLFDGLPETFTTTRYHSLTVEQEGLPDVVIPTAYSTDDHEIMALQIKDKQIYGVQFHPESILSEHGHAILNNFLKL
- the citG gene encoding triphosphoribosyl-dephospho-CoA synthase CitG, with product MIGKPTSIDAILRAKEERAFKQKELLARFPEASLISLSINIPSSIKLSHEAIVVHECAHQSILSMLEEERIELLTFESKIAPTGAESLFTCKAEAKILKAFTCKLENTHPLGRLMDIDVLDFRGEVLSRSALGFAKRQCFVCGDEAQLCARAQKHTYRELTLHINALVAEHAFANSMALWCERAMKTEVELTPKPGLVDRTNSGAHRDMDIHTFYASIEAIKPFVVQWIQTAQTYAYEDAKQSFVRLRKIGVGCEKAMFEATKGVNTHKGMIFCLAVLCGAIGRIRGRKQSFTCKSLQAQMQALCDNLVEDDLLHVKPNSAGARFFYETGSAGIRGIAQSGFAIVFERALPFFEARKQEEGEEIALKKTLLLLISLLDDSTLWSRGGVEGLNYAKTRADELLHVKSKMENLDTLLNDFDVDMTLKNLSPGGSADLLAMTWLLAQIVNF
- the citF gene encoding citrate lyase subunit alpha, which codes for MKDLQKQFKTENLTSVNAPFFTCKEKKKGEDRRAKLCESIEEAIKRSGLRDGMTISFHHAFRGGDLLINNVMNIIAKMGFKNLTLASSSLASVHDPIIEHIKSGVVTQLYTSGLRSKLGEAISKGLMEKPVQIHSHGGRVHLLQSGELKIDVAFLGVPVCDAFGNANGYSGRSKCGSLGYAMIDAQYADYVVVLTESLEEYPNVPASLHQDQVDAVVVVEEVGDPSKIGAGETRMTTNPKELLLASHTAKLIEHSGLFKEGFSIQTGTGGASLATTVFLSEKMEEKGIHASFGLGGITGTMVYMLKRGLIKTLLDVQSFDEFAAKSLGENKNHIEISANEYANPSSKGASIKQLDIVVLSALEVDLDFNVNVITGSKGFLRGASGGHSDTAAEAKLSIIVAPLTRGRLPTVTKRVNTIVTPGCSVDVVVTDQGIAVNPKNIELKARLKKAGLQIVEMQELYDRAIALCGEPAEIKYTDKVVAVIRYRDGSVIDVVKQLA
- a CDS encoding aldolase/citrate lyase family protein — protein: MKQKLRRSMLFVPGSNTGMVCNAFIYKPDTVMFDLEDSVALSEKDSARMMVFHALQHFTYKNIETAVRVNPLNSPFGLLDLEASIRAGVDIIRLPKTDTVDDVLEMEQEISHIENRIGKGKKTMLLAAIESALGVVNAVDIARCSKRLMGIALGAEDFVRDLHTQRTKEGHELMAARNQILLAARAAKIGAFDSVFSDVKDKEGFMHEVDLIKGLGFDGKSLINPTQIPWLHSAFAPSQKNINWAIEVLEAAKDAKERGLGVISLDGKMVDAPIILRAEWIMDLARASGVLGEEQ
- the citD gene encoding citrate lyase acyl carrier protein, which gives rise to MSKKLETAHAGTLESSDAFVRVIPIDEKGIVIELESSVEEIYGDAIRALILEAATAMKVDGIKLIVQDKGALDYVIKARVQTAILRSSGENEPDWSALS
- the citC gene encoding [citrate (pro-3S)-lyase] ligase yields the protein MSFVFSEIPHTSTVRRQKVNDFLQSVDLEMSEDVEIFVIAKEDDRIVACGGLSGKVLKNIALDESIRGEGLALSLMSELLKVAFREGRHDLFLFTKPDYEEVFESCGFKYIEQADHQVILMENSYNIDLYKKRLRKYKHSGDVVGSIVMNCNPFTLGHRYLVEQACESSEWVHLFVVKEDASFFTFKDRYRLICEGLEDLENLTIHEGSDYIISKATFPTYFIKDKRQIDSLYTELDLNIFRNHLAPQLGITHRYVGVEPLCAVTNEYNQQMKKLLVRPSEFPAIEVVELGRIEYGGEPISASRVRKLMQQNRLEDILPLVPPTTYALIVKMMSKEEVK
- a CDS encoding AbrB family transcriptional regulator; its protein translation is MQWFKGFLPVIASLFIGILGAILFSFINVPLPWLLGSIVAIALVSRFPNIPLRSPKLFSAPARAVLGITIGSAFNPTILHYLGDFVSSIVLILPFVLLITFCGMIYYWKWLKFDKMTAYFSSMPGGLLEMVTLAEVMGANVYKVTMTQSVRLLCIVFTLPFIIQTLSHVPLDGRVNITQPLFQSDLHEMLILIFCAILGWWGALKLKIPGGTMIGPMILGAIVYSSGIVHSRPPNEIIKLIQLILGTTVGFVFVGVTCKEIAKVFAQTLGYFALLALISALFVFVVSEMTEFPLISILLAFSPGGQSEMNLIAIIVGANLPYVALHHIVRMFLVMSVAPVFVKFLRKKEDK